Proteins found in one Gigantopelta aegis isolate Gae_Host chromosome 12, Gae_host_genome, whole genome shotgun sequence genomic segment:
- the LOC121386579 gene encoding lithostathine-like: protein MKNESNGNCYKEVAFVKWKSDDRCYAAARLDHMSTEMSESFCKSQFKGSLACLSNQRRIRDMETCMDVHGSTSAAYWFGLVAVDNLDFDGIWFNKKTLVGKRSDWPWDAQQTKEGCVAVSKRTGRWLWKTQNCLSKNLFICQYTGCP, encoded by the exons ATGAAAAACGAATCGAACG GAAACTGCTACAAAGAGGTCGCGTTTGTTAAATGGAAGAGCGACGACAGGTGCTACGCTGCGGCTAGACTGGATCACATGTCGACCGAAATGTCTGAAAGTTTCTGCAAATCACAATTCAAAGGTTCTTTGGCGTGTCTGTCCAATCAGCGACGCATTCGTGACATGGAGACGTGCATGGACGTTCACGGTTCAA CATCTGCTGCCTACTGGTTTGGACTCGTGGCTGTCGACAACTTGGATTTTGACGGAATTTGGTTCAACAAGAAAACACTGGTCGGCAAGAGAAGTGATTGGCCGTGGGATGCCCAACAGACCAAAGAAGGATGCGTGGCCGTCAGCAAGCGAACGGGAAGGTGGTTGTGGAAGACACAGAACTGTCTATCCAAGAACTTGTTCATCTGTCAATATACCGGCTGTCCATAA